In the Synechococcus sp. Nb3U1 genome, one interval contains:
- a CDS encoding PAS domain-containing protein gives MAAHPIEVRRHLQSLRRMESKPKHPVSEQGSLSVPGKICGVEASDSVSSSTSHYFPMILQGLVLGIIVWSLSDPRDPSTFRLIYANPAASQLLGFELTTQLGQRMVDVFPEVESRGILRLYTDVLWSGQPWEGEDLTYGDGQVVESVFQVKVLPLDECTICTIYENITAKKRLEQEPIALFEQEHSARKQAQAAEAKITAILESITDGFFLVDAEWNFTYLNSQTEPLLGRSREELLSLVCLAYNCCP, from the coding sequence ATGGCTGCTCACCCCATCGAAGTGCGCCGGCACCTTCAATCCCTGAGGCGTATGGAGAGCAAACCCAAGCACCCTGTCTCTGAACAGGGATCCCTCTCCGTACCAGGCAAGATCTGCGGTGTGGAGGCGAGCGATTCTGTCTCTTCTTCAACGTCGCACTATTTCCCCATGATCTTACAGGGCTTAGTCCTGGGGATAATCGTCTGGTCATTGTCTGATCCAAGGGATCCCAGCACCTTTCGCTTGATCTATGCCAACCCCGCTGCTTCCCAGTTGTTGGGTTTTGAGTTGACGACCCAATTGGGCCAGCGGATGGTGGATGTGTTCCCAGAGGTAGAGTCGCGGGGTATTTTGCGGCTGTACACGGACGTTCTATGGTCCGGCCAGCCATGGGAAGGCGAAGATTTAACCTACGGTGATGGACAAGTGGTCGAAAGTGTTTTCCAAGTTAAGGTTTTGCCTCTTGATGAATGCACTATCTGCACCATTTACGAAAATATAACGGCAAAGAAACGGCTGGAGCAAGAACCTATAGCCCTTTTTGAACAAGAACATTCGGCACGAAAACAGGCCCAAGCCGCTGAAGCCAAAATCACAGCAATTTTGGAAAGCATTACCGATGGTTTCTTCTTAGTAGATGCTGAGTGGAACTTTACATACTTAAACTCGCAAACAGAACCCCTTTTGGGTCGTAGCCGTGAGGAGTTGCTTTCATTGGTTTGTCTGGCCTACAACTGCTGCCCCTGA
- a CDS encoding response regulator, translating to MSGLQLLPLKEQAKFEGFLKAVATGSPFELESQHQRKDGTLILVIMSGRCFSLQGETYFLMAVRDITEKKQLVENFFIDENYVRVHIDAKVGPYVAISVSDTGSGIPPEMQQKIFEPFFTTKPLGQGTGLGLSTVLGIIQSQSHGGFINVYSEVGQGSQFKVYLPAVENAITVAYRDQQRELPRGQEELILLVDDEPDIRELTRSTLEHFGYRVLTASEGTEVIVQFVQHQKEVALALVDMMMPVMDGAQTIRALLQLQPDLKVIAISGLLTNGHSAALASSNVKAFLSKPHTAEKLLTTLQRVLCPGGSR from the coding sequence TTGTCTGGCCTACAACTGCTGCCCCTGAAAGAGCAAGCAAAATTTGAAGGGTTTCTAAAAGCCGTAGCCACAGGATCTCCATTTGAGTTGGAAAGTCAGCATCAACGCAAAGATGGCACCTTAATTCTGGTGATTATGAGTGGCCGTTGTTTTTCGTTGCAGGGGGAGACCTACTTTCTAATGGCGGTGCGGGATATTACTGAGAAAAAGCAACTCGTCGAAAATTTTTTTATTGATGAAAATTATGTGCGCGTTCACATCGACGCCAAGGTTGGGCCTTATGTGGCGATCTCCGTTAGCGACACTGGCAGCGGGATCCCTCCCGAAATGCAGCAGAAAATTTTTGAGCCGTTTTTCACCACTAAACCCCTAGGGCAAGGGACTGGCTTGGGGCTTTCCACCGTTTTGGGGATCATTCAAAGTCAAAGTCATGGTGGATTCATCAATGTCTACTCTGAGGTAGGGCAGGGCAGTCAATTCAAGGTTTACCTCCCCGCTGTCGAAAACGCCATTACCGTAGCCTATCGAGATCAGCAGAGGGAATTGCCCCGTGGACAGGAAGAACTGATTCTGTTAGTGGATGACGAACCAGACATTCGAGAATTGACCCGTTCGACTCTGGAGCATTTCGGCTACCGCGTACTTACAGCCAGTGAAGGAACGGAGGTGATTGTGCAGTTCGTCCAACATCAGAAAGAAGTCGCCCTAGCTTTAGTAGATATGATGATGCCGGTTATGGATGGAGCGCAAACTATTCGTGCTCTTTTACAATTGCAACCAGATTTGAAGGTAATTGCCATTAGCGGACTATTAACCAATGGACATAGTGCCGCCTTGGCCAGCAGCAATGTGAAGGCGTTTCTCAGCAAGCCTCATACCGCCGAAAAATTGTTGACAACCTTGCAGCGTGTGTTATGCCCAGGGGGATCCCGTTAG
- a CDS encoding M48 family metalloprotease, translated as MISDAVRAGKEALRQGRFQEAIQLFEDYLAQGIPAAQPEGEILEAKMNLVRAYHQSGLMQKARSLCLELLQHPNPQVQSWAQKILPRLPVLEKLSNPSPAQAAEKRSAPPLPVEPAPRTQPDAGSPSSHQRATQLGMKIPLPDRAGSLRWAKWGSLVVAIALLWWLCFVLVGGQLDFNRLGFPRQLSGLRGLLPWLRNGLRGLVAGSLAVNFGVGILFFAPWLMDQLHQRLHKLRWASLSEIERHSPETARLLQRICAQKQVKQPRLGVIPNAGPLAFVYGTLADGCRIVVTQGLLEQLSEDEIAAVYAQALGRIVNGDALFMTLLGSPIQLIYLALEQVSKLGEGRGQSRRKDLIGHVAPLLYLVYTLLSYPLFFLCRLGTYHADHFAIEVTGNPNGLISALLKSADGIQEAHKTIKRPSSLLHCTRLFSFLDFKTTTAAGAANRVEDPGQAGRVFLWDQYNPWARWMQVNSSHPLMGHRLNLLAGYGERLRLPIELGLNSKDGQRLDSARLKGKFWLDLAIYAAEVVGILIGWLVGLILYLAMQNRLDPKVIVAAVVAGYGVGLWAKAGLMYPRTLEARPADVLTLVADPYADPRRGQWVELEGELVGLGRSGYQLGAELKLQDATGLIPVRFTSPLGPVGNVFSGLKRLRALMGKRVKLVGWFRRGNTAWLDLAYVQVGNEKIHSRPRLWLILFGAGMVATGIWGAFYFPNLAFYLRQRGRPQFWLG; from the coding sequence ATGATCTCCGATGCCGTTCGGGCAGGCAAAGAGGCGCTGCGGCAGGGCCGTTTTCAAGAAGCCATTCAACTTTTTGAAGATTACTTGGCCCAAGGGATCCCGGCAGCCCAACCCGAGGGCGAAATCCTAGAAGCCAAAATGAACCTGGTCAGGGCCTACCATCAATCGGGGCTAATGCAAAAGGCGCGTTCCCTCTGCCTCGAACTGCTACAACACCCCAACCCACAAGTGCAAAGCTGGGCCCAAAAAATCCTGCCCCGCCTGCCCGTCCTAGAAAAGCTCTCAAATCCTTCACCCGCTCAAGCTGCCGAAAAGCGTTCTGCTCCCCCCCTCCCTGTAGAGCCAGCCCCTCGGACTCAACCCGATGCGGGATCCCCGTCTTCTCATCAACGGGCTACCCAACTGGGCATGAAGATTCCCTTGCCGGATCGGGCCGGATCCTTGCGCTGGGCCAAGTGGGGATCCCTTGTGGTGGCGATTGCCCTGCTCTGGTGGCTTTGCTTTGTGCTGGTGGGCGGACAATTGGATTTCAACCGTTTGGGGTTTCCACGGCAACTGTCTGGGTTGCGGGGCTTGCTGCCCTGGTTGCGCAATGGCTTGCGCGGGTTGGTAGCCGGTAGCTTAGCGGTCAACTTTGGGGTGGGCATTTTGTTTTTTGCCCCTTGGTTGATGGATCAGCTCCACCAGCGGCTACACAAATTGCGCTGGGCCAGTCTCAGTGAGATCGAGCGCCACAGTCCCGAAACCGCCCGCCTCCTGCAACGGATCTGCGCCCAGAAACAGGTGAAACAACCTCGCCTCGGGGTGATCCCGAACGCTGGGCCGCTCGCTTTTGTCTATGGCACCCTGGCCGATGGCTGCCGAATTGTAGTCACCCAAGGGCTGCTGGAGCAACTTTCCGAGGACGAAATCGCCGCTGTGTATGCTCAGGCTTTAGGGCGAATAGTTAATGGGGATGCCCTGTTCATGACGCTGCTGGGATCCCCGATTCAACTGATTTACCTGGCTTTAGAGCAGGTGAGCAAACTGGGGGAAGGGCGGGGCCAGAGCCGGCGCAAAGACTTGATCGGCCATGTCGCCCCTCTGCTCTATCTGGTTTACACTTTGTTGTCCTACCCACTTTTTTTCTTGTGTCGCTTGGGTACCTATCATGCCGACCATTTTGCGATCGAGGTAACGGGCAATCCCAACGGGTTGATCAGCGCTCTGCTCAAAAGTGCCGATGGGATCCAAGAAGCCCACAAAACGATCAAGCGACCCTCCTCCCTGTTGCACTGCACCCGCCTGTTTAGCTTCCTGGATTTCAAGACTACCACTGCTGCCGGGGCAGCCAATCGCGTTGAGGATCCGGGGCAGGCCGGGCGAGTGTTTCTCTGGGATCAGTACAACCCCTGGGCGCGGTGGATGCAGGTCAATTCCAGCCACCCATTGATGGGGCACCGACTCAATCTCTTGGCTGGCTACGGAGAACGCTTGCGCTTGCCCATTGAGCTGGGACTCAACAGCAAAGACGGGCAAAGGTTGGATAGTGCCCGCTTGAAAGGCAAATTTTGGCTGGATCTGGCCATTTATGCTGCCGAGGTGGTCGGGATCCTGATCGGCTGGCTGGTGGGGTTGATCCTATACTTGGCCATGCAAAATCGGTTGGATCCGAAGGTGATCGTGGCGGCGGTGGTGGCGGGCTACGGGGTGGGGCTGTGGGCCAAGGCGGGCTTGATGTATCCACGCACCTTAGAGGCCAGGCCAGCGGATGTGCTGACTTTGGTTGCGGATCCCTATGCGGATCCCCGTCGAGGCCAGTGGGTGGAACTGGAAGGGGAATTAGTGGGGTTAGGGCGCTCCGGTTATCAACTAGGGGCAGAGCTGAAGCTACAGGATGCAACAGGCTTGATCCCGGTGCGTTTTACCTCTCCTTTAGGGCCGGTGGGCAATGTTTTTTCTGGTCTGAAACGGCTCCGCGCTTTAATGGGCAAACGGGTCAAGCTGGTGGGCTGGTTTCGCCGGGGCAATACCGCCTGGTTGGATCTGGCCTATGTGCAGGTGGGCAACGAAAAAATTCACAGCCGTCCGCGCCTGTGGCTGATCCTGTTTGGGGCGGGTATGGTTGCGACTGGAATCTGGGGGGCATTTTACTTCCCCAATTTGGCCTTTTATCTGCGGCAGCGGGGGCGACCCCAATTTTGGTTGGGCTAA
- a CDS encoding calcineurin-like phosphoesterase C-terminal domain-containing protein codes for MNQDGEHQADEPGIPEIIVSNGRDVTLTDSEGAYSLPVFDNMTVMVSKPSGYRVPLNEDYVPQFSYIHKPEGTPTQLRYGGIAPTGPLPDSVDFPLTRSEETSSFSCVVMGDTQPYSNTEIGYVRDTIVKDLLAQDLSSSRCMILLGDVIGDDLNLLPRFMNVMGAVGLPQYYIHGNHDYDFDANSDEDSADSWRRIYGPNYFSFEIGDVFFAVLDNVVYPCGEADSGTGGREACTRADADPTYNARVPEQQMTWLQNTLEYVPKNKLVVLMHHIPLVSFIDSNTGRHQTDNANDLYQLLEGRPALSLSGHTHTYEILATGESYKGWQEQVEVSRLPFDHIVGGAPSGNWWQGDFSFDGIPMAFTRGGTPPGYLILQFDGADYRVDFYASNQAQDRKMALSFNTPAFRSWFTTLWQWQDEKGPGTEEIPPLTVNDLEDLKLFTPDELAAGVYLTANVWSGERNTEVMASIDGGDPQEMVRTQAGEGEDILSGAEYADPFAVLRQLTIGRYAYKSTSGDERAQGFEIWQGSRFGPVAPQGMASWGIANSSTHLWRLPLSADLPVGSHVARVTVKDRYGREFVEQIPFEVRTERPFKYWDNALWEG; via the coding sequence TTGAATCAGGATGGCGAACATCAAGCAGATGAGCCTGGGATCCCGGAGATCATTGTCTCCAATGGGCGTGATGTGACCCTAACGGACTCGGAGGGAGCCTATAGCCTGCCCGTCTTCGATAACATGACCGTTATGGTCAGTAAGCCTTCTGGCTACAGAGTGCCCCTAAATGAAGACTATGTGCCGCAATTTTCCTACATCCACAAGCCAGAGGGTACACCCACACAACTTCGCTATGGTGGGATAGCCCCAACCGGGCCATTGCCAGACTCTGTTGATTTTCCCTTAACTCGCAGCGAGGAAACAAGCTCCTTCTCCTGTGTGGTGATGGGAGATACACAGCCCTACTCCAACACCGAGATAGGCTATGTCCGGGATACGATTGTCAAAGATCTTCTTGCCCAGGATCTCTCTTCCTCAAGGTGCATGATTTTGCTGGGGGATGTGATTGGGGATGACCTCAACCTATTGCCGAGATTTATGAATGTGATGGGAGCCGTTGGTTTGCCTCAGTATTACATCCACGGTAACCATGACTACGACTTTGATGCTAATTCCGATGAGGACTCGGCAGACAGTTGGCGCCGCATTTATGGCCCCAATTACTTTAGCTTTGAAATTGGCGACGTTTTCTTCGCTGTGCTGGATAATGTGGTTTACCCCTGTGGTGAGGCCGATAGCGGTACGGGTGGCCGTGAAGCTTGTACTCGGGCAGATGCGGATCCCACCTACAATGCCCGGGTTCCTGAGCAGCAGATGACTTGGTTGCAGAACACTTTGGAGTATGTGCCCAAGAATAAGTTGGTGGTGCTGATGCATCACATTCCGCTGGTGTCTTTTATCGACAGCAATACTGGGCGCCACCAAACCGATAATGCCAATGATCTCTATCAACTCCTGGAAGGGCGACCGGCTTTATCCCTTTCGGGACACACACACACCTACGAAATTCTTGCCACAGGAGAATCCTACAAGGGCTGGCAGGAGCAAGTGGAGGTTTCCCGCCTTCCTTTTGACCATATCGTGGGGGGCGCACCTTCCGGTAACTGGTGGCAGGGGGATTTTAGCTTCGACGGGATCCCGATGGCCTTCACCCGTGGGGGCACGCCTCCCGGCTACTTGATCCTCCAATTTGACGGTGCTGACTACCGCGTAGACTTCTATGCCTCTAATCAAGCTCAGGATCGGAAGATGGCTTTATCATTTAACACCCCAGCCTTCCGCTCCTGGTTTACCACCCTCTGGCAATGGCAAGACGAAAAAGGCCCAGGCACTGAGGAGATCCCTCCCCTGACGGTAAATGATCTGGAGGATCTGAAGCTCTTTACCCCGGATGAGCTAGCGGCAGGGGTTTACTTGACGGCCAATGTTTGGAGCGGGGAACGCAACACCGAGGTCATGGCCAGCATCGATGGGGGCGATCCCCAGGAGATGGTTCGGACTCAGGCGGGAGAAGGGGAAGATATTTTGTCGGGGGCAGAGTATGCGGATCCTTTCGCGGTACTCCGCCAGCTAACCATTGGGCGCTACGCCTATAAGAGTACCTCTGGAGATGAGCGGGCTCAGGGATTTGAGATTTGGCAGGGATCCCGTTTTGGGCCGGTAGCTCCTCAGGGTATGGCCAGTTGGGGTATTGCCAACAGTTCCACCCATCTCTGGCGGTTGCCATTGTCTGCCGATCTGCCAGTGGGATCCCATGTGGCCAGGGTTACGGTGAAGGATCGCTACGGGCGGGAATTTGTGGAGCAGATCCCCTTCGAAGTGCGAACAGAACGACCCTTCAAGTACTGGGATAATGCGCTTTGGGAGGGGTAG